The Osmerus eperlanus chromosome 15, fOsmEpe2.1, whole genome shotgun sequence genome includes a window with the following:
- the agtr1b gene encoding type-1 angiotensin II receptor, with protein MENITWGAMEDIQLNCSMSGRHNFIFTLIPVVYGCNFVIGVVGNSMVVAVIYRYMKLKTVANVFVLNLAISDLTFLMTLPMWATFTATGYHWPFGGFLCQASAGLVIFNLYTSIFFLTALSIDRYLAIVHPVGSRQHRTVVYARITCVLIWLFAFLLSVPTALTRDIIQISNTTACGRRLPNGPTASQGLSHLLLAISLMKSLLGFLIPFMIIITCYCLIGRALRGARSIQRSKRSRDDEVLRMLAAAVLAFFLCWAPHQVFHFMDVLAQLKVLENCTTLDIIDTAMPFTICVAYLNSCVNPILYSFVGNNFRKSLLRLLRCTAPTTGAHPSITSKMSVLSYHASETLNLTAKTNMANVK; from the coding sequence aTGGAGAACATAACATGGGGAGCGATGGAAGACATTCAGTTGAACTGCAGCATGTCCGGGAGGCATAATTTTATCTTCACCCTCATCCCTGTTGTCTACGGCTGTAACTTCGTCATTGGCGTTGTGGGAAACAGCATGGTGGTGGCAGTTATCTACCGCTACATGAAGTTGAAGACTGTTGCTAATGTTTTTGTACTCAACCTGGCAATATCTGACCTCACTTTCCTCATGACACTGCCTATGTGGGCCACCTTTACTGCCACAGGCTACCACTGGCCCTTCGGAGGCTTCCTGTGTCAGGCTAGTGCTGGCTTGGTCATATTTAATCTCTACACTAGTATTTTCTTCCTCACTGCCCTCAGTATTGACCGCTACCTCGCCATCGTACACCCAGTGGGCTCTCGTCAACACCGTACAGTAGTCTATGCCCGTATTACCTGTGTGCTGATCTGGCTCTTTGCCTTCCTGCTCAGTGTTCCCACGGCTTTGACCCGTGACATCATTCAGATCTCCAACACTACGGCGTGTGGCCGGCGTCTCCCAAACGGCCCCACTGCCTCACAAGGACTCAGCCACCTCCTATTGGCCATCAGCCTGATGAAGAGCCTGCTGGGCTTCCTTATCCCCTTCATGATCATCATTACCTGCTACTGCCTGATTGGACGAGCACTGCGTGGGGCAAGGAGCATCCAGAGGAGCAAGCGCTCACGAGATGACGAAGTGTTGCGGATGCTAGCGGCGGCGGTGCTAGCTTTCTTCCTGTGCTGGGCTCCCCATCAAGTGTTCCACTTTATGGATGTCCTGGCCCAGCTGAAGGTGCTGGAGAACTGCACCACACTAGACATCATCGACACAGCCATGCCCTTCACCAtctgtgtagcctacttgaacaGCTGCGTCAACCCCATCCTCTACAGCTTTGTGGGGAACAACTTCCGGAAGAGTTTGTTACGTTTGCTGCGCTGCACCGCACCCACCACCGGAGCCCACCCTAGCATCACGTCCAAGATGAGTGTCCTCTCTTACCATGCTTCTGAGACactaaacctcacagccaagACCAATATGGCAAATGTGAAATAA